In one window of Macrotis lagotis isolate mMagLag1 chromosome 5, bilby.v1.9.chrom.fasta, whole genome shotgun sequence DNA:
- the LOC141489983 gene encoding large ribosomal subunit protein uL22-like has translation MVRYSLDPENPTKSCKSRGSNLRVHFKNTRETAQAIKGMHIRKATKYLKDVTLKKQCVPFHRYNGGVGRCAQAKQWGWTQGRWPKKSAEFLLHMLKNAESNAELKGLNVDSLVIEHIQVNKAPKMRWRTYRAHGRINPYMSSPCHIEMILTEKEQIVPKPEEEIAQKKKISQKKLKKQKLMAQE, from the coding sequence ATGGTGAGGTATTCTCTTGATCCAGAGAACCCCACAAAATCATGCAAGTCAAGGGGTTCAAATCTCCGGGTCCACTTCAAGAACACCCGTGAAACAGCTCAAGCCATCAAGGGCATGCACATCCGAAAAGCTAccaagtatttgaaagatgtCACATTGAAGAAACAATGTGTTCCATTCCATCGATATAATGGTGGCGTTGGCAGGTGTGCCCAGGCTAAGCAGTGGGGTTGGACACAGGGTCGCTGGCCAAAAAAGAGTGCTGAGTTCTTGCTGCATATGCTTAAAAATGCAGAGAGCAACGCTGAATTAAAGGGTTTGAATGTGGATTCTCTTGTCATTGAGCATATCCAGGTTAACAAGGCTCCCAAAATGAGATGGCGTACTTACAGGGCTCATGGCCGAATCAACCCATACATGAGTTCTCCTTGCCATATTGAGATGATACTTACTGAAAAGGAGCAAATAGTTCCTAAACCAGAAGAGGAAAttgctcaaaagaaaaagatatcccagaagaaactgaagaaacaaaagcttATGGCACAAGAGTAA